Proteins encoded together in one Anoxybacillus flavithermus window:
- the rph gene encoding ribonuclease PH, with protein sequence MRVDGRTNDELRPVHIEPNYLKHPEGSVLISIGDTKVICTASIEDKVPPFMRGGGKGWITAEYAMIPRATEQRNIREASKGKLSGRTMEIQRLIGRALRSVVDLQKLGEKTIWIDCDVIQADGGTRTASITGAFVAMALALGKMVEDKKLPMLPITDFLAATSVGIDEEHGIILDLNYIEDSKAQVDMNIVMTGSGRFVEIQGTGEEATFSYEQLLDLLTVAEKGIYELIALQKEALGSLAEQILQNRSEGEETK encoded by the coding sequence GTGAGAGTAGATGGTAGAACAAATGACGAACTTCGTCCTGTACATATTGAACCGAACTATTTAAAACATCCGGAAGGGTCTGTGCTTATTTCGATTGGTGATACGAAAGTGATTTGTACAGCAAGCATCGAAGATAAAGTCCCGCCGTTTATGCGTGGAGGGGGGAAAGGATGGATTACTGCGGAGTATGCGATGATTCCACGCGCGACTGAACAACGAAATATTCGCGAAGCAAGTAAAGGGAAGTTGTCAGGGAGAACGATGGAAATTCAACGGTTAATCGGTCGTGCGCTTCGTTCTGTTGTTGATTTACAAAAGTTAGGTGAGAAAACCATTTGGATCGATTGTGATGTCATTCAAGCGGACGGTGGAACGCGTACCGCTTCAATAACCGGTGCATTCGTCGCAATGGCGTTAGCGCTCGGGAAAATGGTCGAAGACAAAAAGTTGCCGATGCTCCCTATTACAGACTTTTTAGCTGCCACATCTGTTGGCATTGATGAAGAACATGGTATTATTTTGGATTTAAACTATATTGAAGATTCAAAAGCACAAGTCGATATGAATATTGTCATGACTGGATCAGGTCGCTTTGTTGAAATTCAAGGAACAGGGGAAGAAGCAACATTTTCATATGAACAGTTGCTCGATTTACTAACTGTTGCTGAAAAGGGCATTTATGAACTTATCGCCTTGCAAAAAGAAGCGCTCGGATCGCTCGCTGAACAAATTTTGCAAAACCGTTCGGAAGGAGAAGAAACGAAGTGA